The following is a genomic window from Thiomicrorhabdus sp..
GTTGCTTGCCGGATTTCAACGCACGAACCGCGCGATCTAGCAGCTCACTGTAGAGACCGAAACCGACTTCCTGAATCTGCCCGGATTGGTCGTCTCCAAGCAGCTCGCCGGCACCGCGGATTTCCAAATCGTGGCTGGCAAGCATGAAACCGGCTCCGAGTGTATCGTGCTTGGCAATCGCGGTCAGGCGTTTCTCCGCATCCTTGGTTAATTGCGATGCTGCGCCTGTAAACATATAGGCGTAAGCTTTATGATGCGAGCGTCCGACACGACCACGTAGCTGGTGAAGCTGGGCAAGACCGAATTTATCCGCTCTGTGGATCAGAATGGTGTTGGCGGTGGGAATATCAATGCCGGTTTCGATAATGGTCGTACAGACCAGTATATTAAAACGTCGATGGTAGAAATCTTCCATCACGCCTTCAAGTTGCTTCTCGTTCATCTGGCCGTGCGCAAAGCCGACTTTAGCTTCCGGAAGCAGGTTTTCGATATGTTCGACCATTTTCTCGATTTTGTCGATGTCGTTGAACAGCAGGTAGACCTGACCGCCACGACGGATTTCCCGCAGGCTGGCTTCCCGCACCGTCTCGTCGTTCCATTCCTGAACAAAAGTCTGCACTGCAAGGCGTTTTGCCGGGGGCGTTGCGATGATCGACAGGTCGCGAAGGTCGTTCATGGCCATATTCAATGTTCGCGGAATAGGGGTTGCTGTCATGGTCAGGACATCGACTTCGGTGCGCATTTTTTTCAGCTGTTCTTTCTGGCGCACGCCGAAACGGTGTTCTTCATCGATGATAATCAAACCAAGGTTCTGATATTCGACCTCTTTGCGGATCAATTTATGAGTACCGATGATAATGTCGACCTGGCCGGCCTGCAGGGCTGCCAGAATGTCATTTTGCTGTTTGCTGGTCTGAAAGCGCGATAGCACTTCTATGCGCATCGGCCAGTCGGCAAAGCGGTTGCGGAAGTTTTCCAGATGTTGCTGTGCCAGCAGTGTGGTCGGCACCAGAATCGCAACCTGTTTGCCATCATAAGCGGCAATGAAAGCTGCACGCATGGCGACTTCGGTTTTTCCGAATCCGACATCCCCGCAGACCAGTCGATCCATCGGTTTGGCGGCGCGCATGTCAGCAAGGACGGCTTCAATTGCCTGATGCTGATCCGGGGTTTCTTCAAAAGGGAATCCGGAGGCAAATTGATGGTAGGCGTCGTCGGAGGTTTTGAAACCGTAGCCGGGGCGCGCGGCTCTTTGTGCATAGATGTCCAAGAGTTCCGCAGCGACGTCACGGACTTTTTCCGCCGCTTTGCGTTTGGCTTTTTCCCATTTGTCGCTCCCTAGTTTGTGTAATGGAGCGGTTTCGGCACTGGCTCCGCTGTAACGGCTGACCAGATGCAAAGCGCTGACGGGGACATAAAGCAGGGCTTCGTCGGCGTATTCAATCTGCAGGAATTCTTTGATATCGCCGCGGATTTCCAGGGTTTGCAGCCCTTTGTAGCGGCCGACGCCATTGTCGATATGCACGACGGGTTGGCCGACTTCAAGCTCGATCAGATTCGAAATGGCACTATCGAAATCTTGATGTTTTCTCTGTCTGCGTCGACGCTGAACAACGGTTGTGCCGAGAATCTGCGATTCGGAGATCACACAGAGTGCTTCGGTGCAGATGGATTCTTCCAGCGGGCTGACTAGAATCGCGTAGCGGGCGGTGCTGTCCAGTGCTTCTGTCCAGGTGTTAAGAGTCTCCGGCTTGCATTGGTGCTTATTGAGTAGAGCGAGTAGAGATTCCCTGCGCCCGGTGGATTCGGCACTGAAAACGATTTTGCCCTGCTTGTCGAAACGATCCATGAAGGCATTCAGTTTCGCAAGCGGATAATCACTGCCGTTTTCGACACTGAGGTCGGGAAGCGGTTTGCCGTCAAAGCGGATGCCTTTCGGATGGGTGGTTTGCTCATGCAGGGTAACGCGATGGTACTGCTTGAGGAATGTCATCAATTCGGTGTTGCCGAGGATGATCTCTTGTGGCTGCAGGAGCGGGAAATCCGGGTTGTGTCGACCGATTTCATAGCGTTCCTGGTAATCGTTCAGAACTTTGGCGGACAGTGCTTCCAAGTCACCAAAATGGATGAACACGCTCTTGTCCGGAAGATAGTCGAAAAGCGTCTCGGTCTGCGGGTGGAACAAAGGCAGGTAGTATTCCAGCCCACCGACGGTTTCCTGATTGGAGACGCTTTGATAGAGCTGGCAGTTTGCCGCCTCGTTGCCGAAGACACTTTTAAAATTTTGTTTGAAGCGGGTTATGCCGTCGCTTGTGAAATCGTATTCCTTGGCAGGCAGGAGATGAATGGATTCCAGAGTGTCGATGGAGCGTTGAGTTTCCGGGTCGAAACTGCGAATGCTTTCGACTTCGTCGTCAAACAGGTCGATGCGAAAAGGCTGCCTGCTTCCCATCGGGTAGAGGTCGATAATTGAACCGCGAATGGCATATTCGCCATGTTCCATTACCTGCGCAACACGCTGATAGCCGGAGGCTTCCAATCGGGCATTGAAGCTGTCGATATTCAGACGGTCGCCGCTCTCGAGAAGAAAGCTGTACTGGTGAAGGTAGCTTTTGGGCAGTACCTTTTGCAATAGGGTACTGATGGGAATGACGAGAATGGCTTGTCGGCATTCCGGCAGGCTGTACAGTGTTTTCAGGCGTTCCGAAACAATGTCCTGGTGCGGAGAAAAGCGATCGTAAGGGAGGGTTTCCCACTCGGAAAACTTAAGAACCGGCAAGCGTTCTTCCAAAAAAAAGTTGAGGTTTTCCTGGAGCTGGTCGGCCGCTTGGCTGTCGTCGGTGATAATCACGCTTGGGCCGTCGGTCTGTTGCGCGAAATTGGCGATAAGCAGAGCCGATTCGGCGCGATTGTTAAGGTTCCAGTGTGAGCGGTGTGCTTTTAACTTGATGGATTGCGGGTTAAAAAGCGAGTAGGTCTGTGTCATATCGGTTGATTTAAAATCGTTGATTTGAAATTTTTAGTGATTGCAAAGGTGCAAAGTTGATGTCGGCTATTTTAAACTACCTCTCGTTCGGGCGGGCGAATTTCCGGAGCAATAAAGCCGGGGATGCAGAAAGCCGGTGGTTTTTGACTTTTGCGTTTGAGAAATTATTGAGTAATAAGGAGTGTCGATGAACGGAAACTGGGCGTTTAATTGGGTGCAGATCATGGCGCATAACCGCGTACCGTTGCTGATCGTCTGGACGGCGCTTAGTAGCCTGATCGCTTGCGGCACTTTTTACCTCGACTGGCAGCCGCTTGAGTCTCAGATTCCACTTCTGCTTTTGAGCATTACAGGCATGGCAGCCGCGGTCGCGTATCTGCTTGATTCTCCGAAAACAGCGCTGGTTCAGCTGATAATGAGTTGCTATGGTCTGCTGATTAGTTTCGGCCTCATGGGATGGCTTGATATCGGTTTGGATGAAAAGTCGTTGCTTGGTGTGGTTGTGGTTGTGACTTTGATGACAAGTAATCTGGTGCATGTTTTGAGCGGTCTGCTGAGAGAGATGGCGCGCGGACTGTTTCAATTCGATGCGATTGCCGAAGCCTTGAAATTGAATGCGATTCCGGTTTTTTTATCCAATTTGACGACAGCACTTGGGTTTATTGTCGCAGCCTATTTTGAATCATCGTTAGTCGATCTGGCCTGGTTGGTAGGGATTGGCGTGCTGATCAGTTATCTGGTGACTCTGAGCTGGTTACCGATGCTACTGTTGAATTGGCTGTTGGAGTTTCGGGTTGGCAATACGGCGGACCGGCATGGGTTGGATGCCTGGAGTCGGTGGCTGCAAGCGGAGCCTAAGCGTCAGAAAGGCATTATTTGGCTGACAATTCTGATAGGCACCGTGCTGATGATTTTTGCCTGGCGTTTTTTCGACAAGATCGGGGAGCTATTTATTCTGGCTGCCGTCTTCTGGTTCCTGTTTGCTCTTTATTGGAAAAGTATTCGCCTGGCCTTGCTGAATATTGGTGTGAATCTGCTGGCACTGCTTCTGACTTTAAGTGTTTTTTATCTGTTTAACAGTGATTCGAGCTTCTCGTTACTGCTGTTGATGATGCCTCTGGGGCTGATTGTGGATGATGGAATTCATTTTTTTTCCCGTTATGCGCGGGCACAGAAGACGTTTTTTTCCGATCCGGTGTCGGCGGTGAAATTTGCTTTGGCCAGTGTCGGTCGGGCAATCTGGGTAACATCGTGGATTTTATTTGTCGGATTGACGATTTTGGTTTTTAGTGGGAATACAATGATTTGGCAGTCAAGTTTAATTACCATCCTCGCTTTGGTTATAACGACTCTATTGATTTTAGCCGTGGTTCCTGCAATGCTAATGGCGTTTGGTAAGGCCGAAAGATAAAAAAAGTTTTTTGGTCATTATTAACTGTGTTGATTAACTATTGATAAATTTTATTTTCATTTTGGGGGCGGATCGTTCATTATCTTCCGTACTTAGAGGCGGTGCCGGTTAGGGAAACGGCGTCGCGATTAGCATACAGTTCGGAATAAACAGTCCGGTTTTTCCGCATCAGAAAATAAGAAGAGGAATAAACATGGCAACAGTAGTTGTAGTCGGTTCAAGTACCGGTGGTCTGCCGATGTCTTACGACATCCGCAAACATCTTGATAAAGGGCACACAGTCAAGGTCGTTAATGCGATTGACGAATTTAACTTCGTTCCATCCAACCCGTGGGTTGCAGTTGGCTGGCGTAAACCAGAGGATATTTCCTTTAAATTGGAGCCATATCTGACCCGTAAAGGAATTGAGTTCTACCACCAGACTTGTACTGCACTTGATGCGGAAAACAACAAAATCACTTTGGATGACGGTTCCGAAATGGAATATGATTATCTGATTTTGTCAACCGGTCCATCTCTTGCCTTCCACGAGATCGAAGGTTTTGGCCCGAAAAGTCATGGCGGAAATACCGTATCAGTTTGTACAACTCCGCACGCGGTTGAAGCGCACGAAGAGTGGGAAGAGTTCTGCAAAAATCCGGGACCAATTATTGTCGGTGCGGTACAGGGGGCTTCCTGTTACGGTCCGGCTTACGAATTTGCGATGATCATGGAGACGGATTTGCGTAAGCGTAAAATCCGTAATCAGGTTCCAATGACTTTCGTGACTTCCGAGCCTTATATTGGCCACCTTGGCTTGGGTGGTGTCGGTGATTCCAAAGGTTTGATGGAAAACGAGATGCGTAACCGTCACATCAACTGGATCTGCAATGCTAAAGTCACTAAGATCGAAGATGGGAAAATGTACGTTGACGAGCACAATAACCGCGGTGAAGTGATCGATCAGCATGAATTGCCTTTCAAGTATTCAATGATGCTGCCAGCGTTCAAAGGTTCTAAGTTCTTGTGTGATTTGGTTGATCCTGATCCAGAGAAAATGGGTGGACCTTTGGTAAACCCACGCGGTTTTGTCAAGGTTGACAAGTTCAGCCGTAATGCAACTTACCAGAATATTTACGCGTTGGGTGTCGGTATCGCCATTCCACCGGTTGAACCGACTCCGGTTCCTGTTGGTACGCCGAAAACCGGTTTGATGATCGAATCCATGGTTACAGCAATCTGTCATAACATCGAAGACAATCTGGCAGGCAAAGAACCGACTTCCGAGCCGACTTGGAATACAGTGTGTCTTGCGGATATGGGTGATTCCGGTGCTGCTTTCGTTGCTTTACCACAGATTCCACCTCGTAACCTTACCTGGGCGAAAAAAGGTAAGTGGGTTCACTTGGCTAAGATTGCGTTCGAAAAATACTTCATTCGTAATATGAAAGCCGGTAATTCCGAGCCGATCTATCAGAAATACATTATGAAAATGTTGGGAATTAACCGTCTGAAATCAGATAAATAATTCTTCTTTCTGGATCAGAAAAAACGCCCCGAATTTCGGGGCGTTTTTTTTTTTGCGCTGGTTTATAATAGCCGTCGCTATGAACCTTGCATTTACTCTCCATTATCTTGATCTGCTGGGTACGGTCGTCTTCGCCGTTACCGGTCTTCTGGCAGCTCGAAGAAAGCAACTTGATCTGTTTGGTGCGATAGTGATTGCCATGGTGACAGCCATCGGCGGTGGAACGCTTCGCGACCTGATTATCGATGTTCCGGTTTTCTGGACTCAAGACGACCTGTATATCTATGTTGTCGTTGTTGCCACGCTTCTGTTTTTCTTTCTGGCCCGCTATAAGCGTCTGCCTGTGAAGCTATTGCTATTTTTGGATGCTCTCGGACTGGCAGTGTTTACCATCATCGGAACACAAAAGGCGATGGAGTTGGGCTTTTCGGACCCGATTTCAATCATGACGGGAATTATGACCGGCGTTGTTGGCGGGATGATTCGCGATGTTCTGGTGGGTGAAGTTCCGTTGGTTCTGCGTCGAGAAATCTACGCGACGGCTTCCTTTGCAGGAGCCAGTATTTTTCTATTGCTGGTCGACTCCGGTCTGGATTATGAAACGGTGGTCATTGTTTCCATTCTGGTCACATTGGCTATTCGCGTTCTGGCCATCATGGCGCATATCGAATTGCCGGTTTTCATTTCCTACAAATCCCCGGAAACTTCTGATTTGCCGTTGCGTCCCGCCGAAGAACCCATATCTCAATCAAAGAAGGATGAGTCGTCTTGTTGATGAAAGTGCCTTTCGAATTGATGCTTGGTTTACGCTATACGCGGGCCAAGCGTCGAAATGGATTTATCTCTTTTATTTCCTTGTCGTCGATGATCGGAATTGCCTTGGGGGTTACCGCCCTGATTACGGTTTTATCGATTATGAATGGCTTTCAAAGCGAACTGCGGGATCGCATTCTCGGAATGACGGCGCATATGACTTTGACCGAGCAGAATGGGCATTTGCGCGACTGGCGCACGCTCTATAACAAAGTGATCGATTTGCCGCATGTGGTGGGAGCCGCTCCGAATGTGACCGAGCAGGCGATGATTACCAGCGGGAAAAAAGTCAGCGGGATTCTGGTGCGGGGAATTCTTCCCGAGCAGGAAAAAGAAGTGGCCGATATTGCGGACAAGATGGTTGTTGGCAAGTTGAGTGCCTTGGATGCAGGCGATTACCGGATTGTTCTTGGCGGTGAATTGGCTTTGTCACTGGGCGTTTCGATTGGTGACAAAGTTACTGTGATTGCGCCCCAGGGAAGTTTTTCCCCGGTCGGTATTGTGCCTAGAATCAAACGTTTCACCGTGGTCGGTGTATTTGATGCGGGAATGCACGAGTATGACAGTTCGCTGGCGCTGATTCATCTGGGGGATGCGCAAAAATTGTTTAAATACGAAAATGCTGTAGGTGGTCTGCAACTGAAACTGGATGATCTGTTTCTGGTCGGTAAAGTGAAGCACGAGTTATCCGGCGTTATCACTCAGAATCTTTATGTCAGTGAATGGCGGCAGCAGCACGCCAATTTTTTCAAAGCGATCGAGATGGAAAAACGCATGATGTTTATTGTGCTGGCGCTGATCATTATGGTTGCGGCGTTCAATATTGTTTCGACCATGGTGATGGTTGTCACGGATAAACAGGGCGATATTGCGGTGTTACGCACCTTAGGTGCCAGTCCCAACAGCATCCAGTGGATTTTTATGATTCAAGGATTGGTGATCGGTTTTATGGGAGCCTTGCTTGGACTGGCCGGAGGCTTGAGTCTGGCGTTTAATATCGATGTGATCGTTCCGTTTATCGAGCGCCTTTTAGGGATACAGTTTTTCCCGTCTGATATTTATTACATCAGCCAGGTTCCGTCCAAGGTGGAATGGTCCGATGTGTGGTCTGTGACCATTCTGGCGTTTTTACTGACACTTGTAGCCACCTTGTATCCAGCGAGAAAAGCGGCAAAAGTTCAACCCGCGGAGGCATTGCGTTATGAGTGATTCAACAAGAGTGGTGTTGAGCGCACGAAATCTGTCGAAGACCTATCGGGAAGGGAAAATTCAGACTCAGGTGTTTGCCGGCCTGGAGATGGAACTGTTTGCCGGAGAAAAGCTTGCGATTATCGGCGCTTCCGGGTCGGGTAAAAGTACTCTGTTGCATTTGTTGGCAGGGTTGGATGTACCGACCTCGGGCGAAGTTGAGTTGAATGCGGAAAAGTTTTCAGAATTGAACGAAGTGAAGCGAGGACGGTTGCGCAATCGGCAGATGGGGTTTGTTTATCAATTTCACCACCTGCTTCCCGAGCTGAGTGCCATCGAAAATGTAATGTTGCCGCTTAATATTCGTCGAGGAGATTTTGCCGAGTCGGCTGACAAAGCGGAAAAGCTGTTGCAGCGGGTCGGGCTTGGGCACCGGCTCGCACACAAACCTGCTGAACTTTCCGGCGGGGAGCGCCAAAGGGTCGCGATTGCACGGGCGTTGATTACCGAACCGGCATGCATCCTGGCAGACGAACCGACCGGAAATCTGGATGAGCATTCTGCCGAGCAGGTCTTTCAGTTGCTTTTGGAGTTGAATCAGGAACTGGATACGGCGATTTTGATTGTGACTCACGATATGAATCTGGCCGCTCAGATGGATCGCTGCTTGCGCCTTCAAGAAGGGCGATTGGTGACACAGTCGCTTTAAACGTTTCTAAATTTTTACCAACGCGCCGGTTCCGGCCCGTTGGTGCATTTTGACCTTTTCGGTCGCAAATTTTTTGGTTTGACATGATTTCTCTTCAGCAACTCAATATTCGAGCAGGTAGCAAACTGCTTTTTTCTGATGCCAACCTCTCGGTATATCCCGGCCAAAAAATAGGTTTGATCGGCAACAATGGCGTTGGAAAAACCACTCTTTTTAAAACCTTGATGGGGGAAGTGCCTCTGGATGGAGGACAGATTTCATTGCCTGCAGGCTGGCAAATCGGTTATGTCGAGCAGGAAGTTGAAAACATCCAGTCCGAAATGCTGGAGTTTGTTTGTAACGGTGACAGCTTGTATGCGGAGGCGCAACAGGCATTGCGGCTTGCGGAAAAAGAGCAGGATCAGCACAAGCTGGTGACGGTCTATGACCAGCTGGATCGAATCAAAGCATACGAAGTTCCGGTCAAGGGCAAGCAGTTGCTTTATGGATTGGGGTTTTCGGACGCTGATTTCGATAAACCGCTGAAACAGTTCTCCGGTGGCTGGCAGGTTCGTTTAAAGCTGGCCAGAGCGCTGATGCAACGGGCGGATTTGCTGTTACTGGACGAACCGACTAACCATTTGGATATCGAAGCGGTTGCCTGGCTTGAACAGTGGTTGAAGACTTATGAAGGCGCTTTGCTGGTGATTTCCCATGATCGGGATTTTCTGGATGAAGTCGTTCAGGGGATTGCGCATATCGACCAGCAGAAAATTCATTATTACAGCGGGAATTTTGCTGCTTTCGAGCGCCAGAAAAATGAACGTCTCATGCAGCAGCAGGCGCTGCATGATAAGCAAAAGCAGCAGATGCAGCATTTGAAGAGCTTTATCGAGCGTTTCAAAGCCAAGGCCAGCAAAGCCAAACAGGCGCAAAGCCGGGTCAAAGCTTTGCAAAGGATGGAAAGCGTGGCGGCGGTTCAGGCTTTGAATCCGTTTCATTTCGCATTTGCCGAACCGAAGCATCAGCCGGATCCGATGATGCAGTTGTCAGAGTTGACGTTTGCTTACGCAGACAAGGTCATTCTCAAGCGGGCAGATCTGGTTTTGCGGGCTGGTGACCGTATTGGCCTGGTCGGCACCAATGGCTCGGGAAAAACGACTCTGATCAAATTGCTGGTTGGGGAGTTACAGCCGCAAAGCGGGAAAATCGTGACCGCCAAAGGGGTGAAATTCGGTTATTTTTCGCAACACCAGCTGGAAACCTTGTCGCTTGAACAGAGTCCTTTGCAGCATCTGTTGAAATTGCCCGAGGCCCCGAGCGATCAGGAGGCAAGAGATTTTCTTGGCGGGTTTGGCTTTTCCAATCAGCAGTGCCTCGATCCGATCAATTGTTTTTCCGGCGGAGAAAAAGCGCGTCTGGCGCTGGCGATCATCGTATTTCAGCAGCCTAACTTAATCATTCTTGACGAGCCGACTAATCACTTGGACATGGAAACTCGGGATGCGCTGGAGATGGCGCTGCAGGAATTCAGCGGGGCTTTGATTGTCGTGAGTCACGATAAGCATCTGCTGGCCTCGATTGCGGATCAATTCTGGTGGGTTCATGAGGGCGATGTCAGTCATTTTCAGGGAGACCTTGATGCGTATTTGCAGGCGCAGTTAAAACGGATCAGGCAGCAGTCGAGCGAGCAAAAATCCGAAGGCGCCAACAAAACGCCGAATCGCAAGCAGAAACGTCAGGAAAATGCACAGCAGCGTAAGTTGCTGGAAGGGCGGCTGAAACCTTATAAATCTAAACAAAAGAAAGCCGAAGATGAGTTAGTGAAACTTCAGCAGCAGTTGGTCGAGTATCATGCTTTGATGGAGGATCAGAGTTTGTACGAGGATGGAAATCAGGAGCGCTTGCAAGACTGCTTAAAGCAAGAGGCAATCTGCCAGCAGAAGCATGAGGAGCTGGAAATGCAGTGGTTGGAATTGGAGGAAATGATCCAAACTATCCGTGAAGAATTCGAAAATGATTAATTGAATTGCTGAATTTAATTGAATTGCAAAAATGAAAAACGCCCGAATTCGGGCGTTTTTTGTGCGTGGATACGCGGATGGTTTGCCTTATTTGAAAGCGCAACCGTGTTTAAAACCGAATTTGCGCAGAATTTTAACCATCGGACAGAAACCTGTCAGACCGGCAAACAACAAGTTGGCGCCAACGAATCCGGTTAAGTACAACCAGGCTTGGTCGTGGTAAACGCTTAATAGCGTGCTTGCCAGTACAACCGTTCCTGCGATCAGCATAATGATTTTTTCAATGGTCATGGTTTCAACACCTCATAAATCGATAAAGAATCAGGTTCGCCGCCCAGTACAAAATGCTAACTGTCTTGAGCTTTGTCGCGATAAATAAGCTTTCTTTAGCTATAAGCTTATTTTTAAAATGGCGCCTATTTTAGCATTTTTGGCTTGTAAAACAATCGCTTTGCTTTTTTTTACCGGTGAAATAAACGCTTTTTCTTTGAAAATACACCGTAAATCAGTATAATTTTCAGCCTAAAATTTAGACCAATTGCGAT
Proteins encoded in this region:
- the mfd gene encoding transcription-repair coupling factor translates to MTQTYSLFNPQSIKLKAHRSHWNLNNRAESALLIANFAQQTDGPSVIITDDSQAADQLQENLNFFLEERLPVLKFSEWETLPYDRFSPHQDIVSERLKTLYSLPECRQAILVIPISTLLQKVLPKSYLHQYSFLLESGDRLNIDSFNARLEASGYQRVAQVMEHGEYAIRGSIIDLYPMGSRQPFRIDLFDDEVESIRSFDPETQRSIDTLESIHLLPAKEYDFTSDGITRFKQNFKSVFGNEAANCQLYQSVSNQETVGGLEYYLPLFHPQTETLFDYLPDKSVFIHFGDLEALSAKVLNDYQERYEIGRHNPDFPLLQPQEIILGNTELMTFLKQYHRVTLHEQTTHPKGIRFDGKPLPDLSVENGSDYPLAKLNAFMDRFDKQGKIVFSAESTGRRESLLALLNKHQCKPETLNTWTEALDSTARYAILVSPLEESICTEALCVISESQILGTTVVQRRRRQRKHQDFDSAISNLIELEVGQPVVHIDNGVGRYKGLQTLEIRGDIKEFLQIEYADEALLYVPVSALHLVSRYSGASAETAPLHKLGSDKWEKAKRKAAEKVRDVAAELLDIYAQRAARPGYGFKTSDDAYHQFASGFPFEETPDQHQAIEAVLADMRAAKPMDRLVCGDVGFGKTEVAMRAAFIAAYDGKQVAILVPTTLLAQQHLENFRNRFADWPMRIEVLSRFQTSKQQNDILAALQAGQVDIIIGTHKLIRKEVEYQNLGLIIIDEEHRFGVRQKEQLKKMRTEVDVLTMTATPIPRTLNMAMNDLRDLSIIATPPAKRLAVQTFVQEWNDETVREASLREIRRGGQVYLLFNDIDKIEKMVEHIENLLPEAKVGFAHGQMNEKQLEGVMEDFYHRRFNILVCTTIIETGIDIPTANTILIHRADKFGLAQLHQLRGRVGRSHHKAYAYMFTGAASQLTKDAEKRLTAIAKHDTLGAGFMLASHDLEIRGAGELLGDDQSGQIQEVGFGLYSELLDRAVRALKSGKQPELNLSLSEGCEVDLGAPSLIPEDYLPDIQTRLVLYKRLAAAKDPEQLRELEIEMIDRFGLLPQQVKNLLLTTAVKLQVQPIGIIKVDAGDAMIRFQFNQQPEIDPVKLIQLIQSKPKQYLLKGQTELKFFDTMPDIEDRRNAIERILAEIRLGK
- a CDS encoding MMPL family transporter, encoding MNGNWAFNWVQIMAHNRVPLLIVWTALSSLIACGTFYLDWQPLESQIPLLLLSITGMAAAVAYLLDSPKTALVQLIMSCYGLLISFGLMGWLDIGLDEKSLLGVVVVVTLMTSNLVHVLSGLLREMARGLFQFDAIAEALKLNAIPVFLSNLTTALGFIVAAYFESSLVDLAWLVGIGVLISYLVTLSWLPMLLLNWLLEFRVGNTADRHGLDAWSRWLQAEPKRQKGIIWLTILIGTVLMIFAWRFFDKIGELFILAAVFWFLFALYWKSIRLALLNIGVNLLALLLTLSVFYLFNSDSSFSLLLLMMPLGLIVDDGIHFFSRYARAQKTFFSDPVSAVKFALASVGRAIWVTSWILFVGLTILVFSGNTMIWQSSLITILALVITTLLILAVVPAMLMAFGKAER
- a CDS encoding FAD/NAD(P)-binding oxidoreductase, producing MATVVVVGSSTGGLPMSYDIRKHLDKGHTVKVVNAIDEFNFVPSNPWVAVGWRKPEDISFKLEPYLTRKGIEFYHQTCTALDAENNKITLDDGSEMEYDYLILSTGPSLAFHEIEGFGPKSHGGNTVSVCTTPHAVEAHEEWEEFCKNPGPIIVGAVQGASCYGPAYEFAMIMETDLRKRKIRNQVPMTFVTSEPYIGHLGLGGVGDSKGLMENEMRNRHINWICNAKVTKIEDGKMYVDEHNNRGEVIDQHELPFKYSMMLPAFKGSKFLCDLVDPDPEKMGGPLVNPRGFVKVDKFSRNATYQNIYALGVGIAIPPVEPTPVPVGTPKTGLMIESMVTAICHNIEDNLAGKEPTSEPTWNTVCLADMGDSGAAFVALPQIPPRNLTWAKKGKWVHLAKIAFEKYFIRNMKAGNSEPIYQKYIMKMLGINRLKSDK
- a CDS encoding trimeric intracellular cation channel family protein encodes the protein MNLAFTLHYLDLLGTVVFAVTGLLAARRKQLDLFGAIVIAMVTAIGGGTLRDLIIDVPVFWTQDDLYIYVVVVATLLFFFLARYKRLPVKLLLFLDALGLAVFTIIGTQKAMELGFSDPISIMTGIMTGVVGGMIRDVLVGEVPLVLRREIYATASFAGASIFLLLVDSGLDYETVVIVSILVTLAIRVLAIMAHIELPVFISYKSPETSDLPLRPAEEPISQSKKDESSC
- a CDS encoding lipoprotein-releasing ABC transporter permease subunit; translated protein: MMKVPFELMLGLRYTRAKRRNGFISFISLSSMIGIALGVTALITVLSIMNGFQSELRDRILGMTAHMTLTEQNGHLRDWRTLYNKVIDLPHVVGAAPNVTEQAMITSGKKVSGILVRGILPEQEKEVADIADKMVVGKLSALDAGDYRIVLGGELALSLGVSIGDKVTVIAPQGSFSPVGIVPRIKRFTVVGVFDAGMHEYDSSLALIHLGDAQKLFKYENAVGGLQLKLDDLFLVGKVKHELSGVITQNLYVSEWRQQHANFFKAIEMEKRMMFIVLALIIMVAAFNIVSTMVMVVTDKQGDIAVLRTLGASPNSIQWIFMIQGLVIGFMGALLGLAGGLSLAFNIDVIVPFIERLLGIQFFPSDIYYISQVPSKVEWSDVWSVTILAFLLTLVATLYPARKAAKVQPAEALRYE
- the lolD gene encoding lipoprotein-releasing ABC transporter ATP-binding protein LolD, with product MSDSTRVVLSARNLSKTYREGKIQTQVFAGLEMELFAGEKLAIIGASGSGKSTLLHLLAGLDVPTSGEVELNAEKFSELNEVKRGRLRNRQMGFVYQFHHLLPELSAIENVMLPLNIRRGDFAESADKAEKLLQRVGLGHRLAHKPAELSGGERQRVAIARALITEPACILADEPTGNLDEHSAEQVFQLLLELNQELDTAILIVTHDMNLAAQMDRCLRLQEGRLVTQSL
- a CDS encoding ATP-binding cassette domain-containing protein codes for the protein MISLQQLNIRAGSKLLFSDANLSVYPGQKIGLIGNNGVGKTTLFKTLMGEVPLDGGQISLPAGWQIGYVEQEVENIQSEMLEFVCNGDSLYAEAQQALRLAEKEQDQHKLVTVYDQLDRIKAYEVPVKGKQLLYGLGFSDADFDKPLKQFSGGWQVRLKLARALMQRADLLLLDEPTNHLDIEAVAWLEQWLKTYEGALLVISHDRDFLDEVVQGIAHIDQQKIHYYSGNFAAFERQKNERLMQQQALHDKQKQQMQHLKSFIERFKAKASKAKQAQSRVKALQRMESVAAVQALNPFHFAFAEPKHQPDPMMQLSELTFAYADKVILKRADLVLRAGDRIGLVGTNGSGKTTLIKLLVGELQPQSGKIVTAKGVKFGYFSQHQLETLSLEQSPLQHLLKLPEAPSDQEARDFLGGFGFSNQQCLDPINCFSGGEKARLALAIIVFQQPNLIILDEPTNHLDMETRDALEMALQEFSGALIVVSHDKHLLASIADQFWWVHEGDVSHFQGDLDAYLQAQLKRIRQQSSEQKSEGANKTPNRKQKRQENAQQRKLLEGRLKPYKSKQKKAEDELVKLQQQLVEYHALMEDQSLYEDGNQERLQDCLKQEAICQQKHEELEMQWLELEEMIQTIREEFEND
- a CDS encoding DUF2892 domain-containing protein, producing the protein MTIEKIIMLIAGTVVLASTLLSVYHDQAWLYLTGFVGANLLFAGLTGFCPMVKILRKFGFKHGCAFK